In the Quercus lobata isolate SW786 chromosome 5, ValleyOak3.0 Primary Assembly, whole genome shotgun sequence genome, one interval contains:
- the LOC115989851 gene encoding uncharacterized protein LOC115989851, with amino-acid sequence MGDKARDAELVMTSFWAPFFLVYLGGPDTITAYSLEDNMLWRRQAITLVSQVFVAIYVIIRAWANKAINFLTIPMLILGIIKIGERIWVLRSGSSENFKASKLLTPDPGPSYARYMEEYNSKKEEGFEVMSATLVEPQVVPRISFPVPANAKIPDAASLQCAHTLFKTFNQLFSDLILSIQDIKNSQSFFRDVTYNRAFQVIEMELGFMYDVFYTKAYKVYSPMGGVFRLISFSSTVIVFLLFVIVVDKDAYLKDDISITYVLLDGAIVFEIYSVLILLNSDWSMLWMSNRKNAMVNFLYKAISSIPLLLAPNRRWSNTLGQYNLIRYCLKHKPAKCGAMQRFLFHYELLEKHRYQESEDVSDHMKSLIFEQLLEKLKSVSDLKACTELCDCRGDWVLKNSKCPACIDKEKRSKQHQSVEADFDEIPQNPKCIYELNQENLTILQESVEVEFDQSILLWHIATNLCYHSDWNTSPDSVKASNCEASKLLSDYMLYLLVMRPIMLPNGIAQIRFQDTCAEAIEFFEERKSISNENQACLKLLEVNTEILPSVVKGDRSKSVLFDGCRLAKSLLYLETQKQWELISHVWVEILCYAATKCRWNHHAQQLGRGGELLTHVWLLMAHLGITEQFQISKGHARAILIAN; translated from the coding sequence ATGGGAGACAAGGCGAGAGATGCAGAGCTTGTCATGACCTCATTCTGGGCTCCGTTTTTTCTGGTGTACCTTGGCGGTCCAGACACCATTACAGCATACTCCTTGGAAGACAATATGCTGTGGAGGAGGCAAGCTATAACATTGGTTAGCCAAGTGTTTGTAGCTATCTATGTCATCATCAGAGCCTGGGCAAACAAGGCGATTAATTTTCTAACAATTCCGATGCTGATTCTCGGGATAATCAAGATTGGGGAGAGAATCTGGGTGCTGAGGTCTGGGAGCAGTGAAAATTTCAAAGCATCCAAACTCCTAACTCCTGATCCAGGCCCCAGTTATGCCAGATACATGGAAGAATACAACTCTAAGAAAGAGGAGGGGTTCGAGGTTATGTCAGCAACATTGGTTGAACCTCAGGTTGTACCTCGTATTTCATTTCCAGTCCCAGCAAATGCGAAGATTCCGGATGCAGCCTCTCTACAATGTGCCCATACATTGTTCAAGACATTCAATCAGCTATTTTCTGATCTCATCCTCAGCATCCAAGATATAAAGAACAGCCAATCCTTCTTTCGCGATGTGACTTATAATCGAGCTTTCCAGGTGATTGAGATGGAGCTAGGATTCATGTACGATGTGTTTTATACGAAGGCTTATAAAGTTTATTCTCCAATGGGTGGTGTTTTTCGTCTTATCAGTTTCTCTTCTACAGTGATTGTATTTTTGCTTTTCGTGATCGTCGTTGACAAGGACGCATACTTGAAAGATGACATTAGCATCACTTATGTATTGCTGGATGGAGCCATCGTCTTCGAGATATATTCGGTGTTGATACTGCTTAATTCAGACTGGTCAATGCTATGGATGAGTAACCGAAAGAATGCAATGGTGAATTTCCTGTATAAGGCCATTTCATCAATCCCATTATTATTGGCTCCAAACAGGAGGTGGTCTAATACTTTGGGGCAATACAACCTAATAAGATATTGCCTTAAACATAAGCCAGCCAAGTGCGGTGCTATGCAGAGGTTCTTATTCCATTATGAGTTGTTAGAGAAGCATCGATACCAAGAATCAGAAGATGTTTCTGACCATATGAAGAGTTTGATTTTTGAGCAACTTCTAGAGAAATTAAAGAGTGTCTCAGATCTCAAGGCTTGCACGGAATTATGTGATTGTAGGGGTGACTGGgttcttaaaaattcaaaatgccCTGCTTGCATCGACAAAGAAAAGCGTTCAAAACAGCATCAAAGCGTTGAGGCTGATTTTGACGAGATTCCACAGAATCCAAAATGTATTTATGAGCTAAACCAAGAAAATCTTACAATACTCCAAGAGAGTGTTGAGGTAGAATTTGACCAAAGCATTCTTCTCTGGCATATTGCAACCAACCTTTGTTATCATTCTGATTGGAACACATCCCCAGACTCGGTTAAAGCTTCAAATTGTGAAGCCAGCAAATTGTTATCTGACTATATGTTATATCTTCTAGTCATGCGTCCTATCATGCTGCCCAATGGGATTGCACAAATCAGGTTCCAAGACACATGCGCCGAGGCCattgaattttttgaagaaagaaaatctaTATCTAATGAGAACCAAGCTTGCTTAAAGTTACTTGAAGTGAACACCGAAATTCTTCCATCTGTGGTTAAAGGAGATAGAAGCAAGTCAGTGCTTTTCGATGGATGTAGGCTTGCTAAATCATTGCTATACTTGGAGACTCAAAAGCAGTGGGAATTGATAAGTCATGTATGGGTGGAAATACTATGTTATGCTGCGACTAAGTGTCGATGGAACCATCATGCTCAGCAGCTCGGTCGAGGCGGAGAGCTACTCACTCATGTATGGCTTCTTATGGCGCATCTTGGTATAACTGAGCAATTTCAAATTTCCAAGGGCCATGCAAGGGCTATCTTGATTGCGAATTGA